The following DNA comes from Camelina sativa cultivar DH55 chromosome 14, Cs, whole genome shotgun sequence.
atacTAATTGAGGCAGACAAACTTGCACAAAAGCTGAAAGCCTGAAAGTCAAGAAtgagcccaaaaaaaaaaaaaggtggaagGAGTGGCTGAGAAGAgtcacctttttattttactgCGACATTGTTAGAGTGACTGTTATAAACAAGGCTTTTTGGATCTACGACATCCTTTGTGCTCTCTTCTTGCTTTTTGCATCCTTAATTCACTTTTGTGTAAGTATTCTCTTCTCGTAACACAAAACACGCATTATATATAGtgcatgcatgcatgtaaaGTGGAGAGTTTAAGAGCTGTAAAAAGCATAATTAAGAGATTTCAACTTTTATGCATTGCAAGACCTAGCTAGTTAAAATTGGTAGAATAAACCTATATTAAAAGCTAAATGTAAGCCGGCCAGAGCCAGAAACATTGGAATTATTGAGGTTATTTTTAATCCAATTAATGAATATATTTAACAGCAATGCAACTATAGAAGAAGTGATTAAAATTTTGGCTGTAATGTTATACGGTTAGAGAGTAAATAAAGTAAATCCTGACTGGTAAGTGATAACTTATCGGAGAATCTAAACTCAGCCACAATGACAAAAATTACCAATAGAAATTTTTGTCGATTCTCTATAGACTTCTAGACCAGAAAACTgccaaaataaattatttaggAAGACTCATTGATAATTTAAGGAGGGAAAGATCAAATATGATACGGTTCGCCTAATAAATGGGAATGGCCTAATGTGAGGGTATGAGTGTGATGGGCATAGAGTCCTagataatgataatatatatagagtgaCGATGAAGACAAGCGAGAAGGAGAATCTTCATAGTTGATATGATAAGCTTACCAAGATAACTAGACTATGTTTTATGTCCACTTTCTTATTTCATTTACGTATTTGTTACTATGATTGGTCATTTTTAGTAACGTTTTGATGATATATAACtgatataactttttttattaagcAAGCGCACTTCCATTAATTATCGAATAATTCTGATGTATATATCAAGCTCtcctatatatgtatgtacgtAGATTTCCTTTACGTATCAAGCTCTTTGGTTTAGTGGGTTAGTACTAatactttttcttgttttttacgGCAAATGGGTTAGTACTAATACTGTATactattatatacatatttactGATTGCTTGTATATTTATGAGTATACATATCTAGATTAAAGGTTAAATACGTTAAATTTGGATTACGTGGTCACACTGAAAAAGGGAGAATCGGAGGTGGGTATGTCTAACATTCCAATTGCGACCCACCAAACTTCTCCATTTGTTagaaacttgatattttaatgCAAGATAATATACATTTACAATAACGAGAATCGGAACTTAGAATCCTTCTGACCAGAAAACCCTTAGAATCTTCGAGTGGCATTGTAAGCTTTTCCAGTTATCCTTAACctcaaaaaagaaagtaaaatagttCTTCTGTTGtataattgcatatatatacaccTTGTAAGTTGTGTCAgtataagtttttatatatagacaCATACGCGTGATTGATTTCCATAATTAGAAATTACATCCTTATGCCTAACATACCAAGTACGTGCGTACTGAGTGAAAATGGTATAGTTTTTGattacttaaatttatataatactttATTGAAAtattaccacaaacacataatTCATTATTACattatagttttcttaattataaaatcttaatttcacTATGTGTGCTGGGTTCATATTACAATTTCGATCCTGTAATAATTGAAGTCTCCTAAGATTTTCCggatcaaaatataattaagatgaGATCACCAGCTCTAACAATTAATGCATTCTATGactatatatgcatgcatacaTTTATATTTATGTGTAATTGAAGATATATGTGCTTTAGTGGTTGCGCGTGCAGAGGTGAACCAGGTAAACTTTAAACAAGTTGATCATAAGATATCAAACTTAAGACGTCCAAAAGTAAAAAAGGAACTCGACACTAAATTATTAatcttcaaaagaaaataatacgtTGGGATTGATGAAAACAGTTTTGGTTAAAAATGGAAATTGTTTGGCCAAAAGAAGAAATTGTTTCCTATTTCGTTCTATTTGGTCCATCTTGTTGTCTTGAAACATTTTATTTGCTTCATAAATTCCAATTactgaaaataaattaacatcTTTTTCCACCAAGATTAAATAACTATCTATACTATATGATTATGCTATATTAGTTTACAAATTATGGTTAAACAACAATAATGCCTCAATTAATCATCTTTCATACAAAACATAGTGCATTACGTGCTTTGTGAGATTAAAATCAAATGAACACAAACTTTAGTACtttacaattattaaaatattttcaacacTACGTGACTGAAAATTGTTTTCCCTGTTAATTTCCCActtaaaacatgtgtgtttactatttacaataattgtatattaaaaaaatagttcgtagctttcaataataataatcgaCCAAAATGAAAACTTCTAAATTTCTGATTGAAAAGGAGAAAATAGCTAAgttaaaatcatttaatttcCAAAGTACTATTAGTCTGTTATTTCGATTATTTGATAAATgattaaccaaatatatatattcttgacTAAGACAGCTACACGTCGAGAGATAATGAACATATGTTTAAGtgctttttatatagtttacttttcatcgaatttaatataatatctaaGCATTAAAACAGTTATATATTAGTTCTCGACCTACTAAAGAGACAAAGACACCTTCCAAAAGTTGGAATATTCTCTTCTACTTTCTACTCAAATAATCAATCCACTAGTATTTCCACGATATATAATTGCTACCAAACAATTAGCTTAAAGATTTAATGTTAactaaatagagaaaaaaattatcattcTACCAccgatttaaaatttaaaggttCTATTTTACATGAATATGTATTACTTCTTTCCCtctcttttatgtttattaacATCTGTTTGATCAAAATTTAATAGAGAAATACATGAGAAACACACGAACATATAACATTAATATTAAACAAAGATAGAAGAAGGCAAGCTATATCCACAAGTGACATATAACATTGAAGCTAAAcagagtcttttatttttttaaaaaaattgacaaaaaataaacacacgCATGCAGTCTTAGTATTAATTTTTCCATCCTTAGTAAAACAACACTAGAGAATCATCATATGAAAATTGAACATGATCATAGAGTTCCTTTTTAAAATACTAGGAGAGGCAAATAAAACGTACCACTCCTCAACGAAAAATCATCAAGGAGTAGTGTTTCCTATGATGATTTATGTacatttttctctctaaaatctcGTAAAAAGGTTTAGAATATATTGTCTAACTCAATTATTCTGAATCTTTACGATTAGATGAATTGCAAATCACGATGAACCACACNGTACTATTAGTCTGTTATTTCGATTATTTGATAAATgattaaccaaatatatatattcttgacTAAGACAGCTACACGTCGAGAGATAATGAACATATGTTTAAGtgctttttatatagtttacttttcatcgaatttaatataatatctaaGCATTAAAACAGTTATATATTAGTTCTCGACCTACTAAAGAGACAAAGACACCTTCCAAAAGTTGGAATATTCTCTTCTACTTTCTACTCAAATAATCAATCCACTAGTATTTCCACGATATATAATTGCTACCAAACAATTAGCTTAAAGATTTAATGTTAactaaatagagaaaaaaattatcattcTACCAccgatttaaaatttaaaggttCTATTTTACATGAATATGTATTACTTCTTTCCCtctcttttatgtttattaacATCTGTTTGATCAAAATTTAATAGAGAAATACATGAGAAACACACGAACATATAACATTAATATTAAACAAAGATAGAAGAAGGCAAGCTATATCCACAAGTGACATATAACATTGAAGCTAAAcagagtcttttatttttttaaaaaaattgacaaaaaataaacacacgCATGCAGTCTTAGTATTAATTTTTCCATCCTTAGTAAAACAACACTAGAGAATCATCATATGAAAATTGAACATGATCATAGAGTTCCTTTTTAAAATACTAGGAGAGGCAAATAAAACGTACCACTCCTCAACGAAAAATCATCAAGGAGTAGTGTTTCCTATGATGATTTATGTacatttttctctctaaaatctcGTAAAAAGGTTTAGAATATATTGTCTAACTCAATTATTCTGAATCTTTACGATTAGATGAATTGCAAATCACGATGAACCACACTTGTCAACAAGAGCTCCTTGCAACGCCGTGGGAGGATCGGACATGAGACACCAAACCGGAGGAATCGAAAGCTCTTCGGCAATTCCATAAGCATTCCAACAAAACGGATCGAAAACGATATCGCCTTTGGCTGGAAGCAATTCGATGTCGGAAAGAGTTAGATTTGTGCATGGAACTGCATCACTGCATCCAAAATGCATCGGAGGACTTCGAATGTCGTAAGTTCCTCGGATGCCTTGGTATGCAATATCAGATACAAAAACGGCAGATGTTTTGTTAGCACAATCTTTGGTCATGCAGTAGTATTGGTCAATGATGATTGGGTTACGGACTGAGTCCACGTGGATGTTGTTGAACGTCACGCCTGAGACCGAACCGGACCCACCTTGCCATGTCTTGATCCGAACTCCATTGTCGGAGTATTTTATGATTGAGTCTCTAACCGTTATGTTTGAGACGCATGCGTGTGAGTTGTGATTGCCCAAACTTCCGATGctgatatatataaagaagttgATAATTTATAGTTAGTTATTAATTGGGATCTATGTGGTAACAGATGTTCTTAAAATTAGTTAATCATGATTAAAAAGAGAGATAATCAACCTAATTCCATGGCCACCGGGTCCACAAGTGAGATTCCGTATATCAACATCGTAGGATCCGGAGCCAATCGATACACAATCATCTCCTGCAAAATAGAACAATGAACTTAATTATTCAGATATGAATTTAATCATTCCcaacttttgtgtgttttctactttttcttAATAAAGGCACGTTAAGTATATTAAAAGCCGGTTAAACCGCTAATTATCGGTTTTGTTAACCGACTTCGATCAAAAACCACGGaaaatccttcttttttttttgtttttttttgtttcagcggctaacaattttaaaaacttttttgataTATAGAACATGTGTATACCATTGGAGATGATGGAGTTGTATATGGTAACGGAGTTTGAGTTCTCGATGTGGATGCCGTCGGTGTTGGGGCTTAACGGCGGAGCAGTGATGTGAAGGGAGTCGACGTGAACTCCTTGACATCCGTCGAATCTGAAATGAAACTGCGGGCTGTTTTTTATCTGTAGACCTTCCACTCTTAGATTCGAGCTCATAAAGAACCTCAAAGCCTGCATGCGCGCAGTTCAATTCATTATTTAACAAACTTCTATAAGGAAATTATTAAATTGGGCTGTAAATTTTACGTCGAACTTACAATGGGGCTGTCGCAAGGACCGGTAACAATTGCTGATTTGTTGACAGTCTGTATAGAAAAATATAGCAAAGTAAGTTTTGTATCGAAAAAcctttagtatataatttttattcttaaatatattttttattgaggAGTTTTATGTTGATTAATCATTTTGAAAACAGAACTTAAGATTACTTTTGTaataaagttataaaacaaaataacatggtgatttgattggaaaaatatTCATACACGTGTTCTCTCAGTAATGAGtactacaatattttaaattaataagactaaaaatattataattagtttAAGTTACCCGGTGAGGTTTACAGGGAAGATCCCACCATTTTTGTCCCCGGCCGTCGATAACTCCGGCGCCTTTCAACGCCATTCCGTCGACTCTATAGAAGACAAGCCATTGTCTCTTACTCACATTGCTCGGCCACGACTCTGGTCCGTCTGGTGTTACAATGGTCCCATCCACCTAATTAACAGTGGATTATAGAAAAAATGTTATACTAAAAACAAAAGCCCATTTGCTGATTATATATGTAGACAAATAAAACCTTTCGAATATTTATGTTGTAGAGAAATATTACTTGGAAGAATTGGTAAGAGCGGCAAGGACCGGTGAAAATGGTTGATTGAATCATGAATGTATAGCCGTAAGGGACAAGCAACACTGAATCCGTGTTGTTCTCGTTGTTGCAAGCCGAGTCCCACGCAGTTTTGAATGCTTCAGTGTCGTCGGTTTCACCGTCTCCGACCGCACCGAACTTCCTCACGTTGTAGATTCCGTTGTTGTCTTCTTCAGGCTCGTCGGAAGGTGACGGTGGCAGTGAGGGTGCCGGTGTATCAGGGGGGCCCGGGGGAGGAGTAGGAGGCTGAGAGATGGATGAAGGAGGCGGCGGCTGTGGTTTTGAGGAGTGGTGGTTATGGTTATTGcgtttgtgtttgtctttgtgGTGATGGTATCGAGATTCGGTTAAAGAGATTAGTGTGAGAAAAAGTGCGATGAAGCAGAGGATTTGATTGCGATTATACGTAGAAGTTAACATTTTTCTAGGCTTGAAAATGTGTTCTTTTGGTGGTGACTTTGAGGTGAGTGTTTGGAGATAAAAGTGTGTAAAGAATAGAAGTCGCACTCACTTAGTAGTAGAAAGCTTCTTGGAAATGTTAATGCAGCAAAAGCAGACAAGTCTTGTTCCTTTATATATACTGCTGCAAGGTCGTGAGCTTATAGGAAGTGGAAACCGAttctgaaatgttttttttttctttacaaaataaaatatcaatttttaacaAGTGGTGTATTGATACCCTAAAGTTTACCGGGGATTTTGGGGGTATTGATTAGGACTGTTACTATGGTTGTGACTTATTGTAATTTTGACTATCATTACTtcttctttgtatatatattaaggGTCTTGTGAGTGATTATATGATAGTTTAAGTTTGATTGGCAACATTTTGGCTTTAAAGTTTGCTATTTATTTTAAGGGGTTTTACATCTCTGAAACCTACACCTTATACCATAGTGGCATAGTCAATATGTATGTACTCGCCAATCGCCATAGACCATAGTCAATACGTTATCTAGTATGGAACCGGGTGGTATTCACAATCTTACAGTTTGTATATTCTAAACGGAGATTATCGATGAGACTAGACTCTTCACCGGGATTATTAACAATCTTCCAACATTCTATAGTAATATAAATCTCAAATAAAGTCATGAGTTGCACAtttattaattagtaaattataatttattattaaactcgaattaatttcttattatgcttgataaaataagtttttttttctgtatgcATGTAAGTAAGTACTTCCATACACCTtaacgtttaaaaaaaaaaaaaatgcacacCTTAAAAATAGGATTCAACTATACATTTTATCcgcttttgtttaatttatccCCACTTTGAAAGACTTTTCTGGtggatatgtatatatattgtattccGGACAGTTTATTCAATACACGACGAAACatataacatgtaaaaagaATTATTCTCCACTAGGGATACGAAATACATCTCTTCTAAcaataaaaaagtatatatcagtttcgcttttttttttggttggaaaaacaatgaaaacaagaagagaatgtCCACGAGTGGGTTATATCTAACTTCTTTCGGCTTCTTTAGTGGCCCAATCCTTtctcatgtatttttttttttcttttcttgtaaaaaaaGGTATTGAACACATGAATTGTTAAATACATGGATAAATTTATTGGCATgtcaaggaaaataaaatataaatttgtataacCGACCAACCATTATTGTGATTTGTATAAACAGAAGACACTATTGAGTATTGTTTGATCGTATTTGAGGATTTCACCGCCCATCTTTACACTTTTCGGTGGAAACCAATAATGTTTGGTCTCTCATGCacctcatcatttttttttttccttttccaaaaaaaaaacaatatagtaATATTTGTAGCACATAATTTTTGCAAAAACTACAAGTCTATATTAATGCTGGggtaaaaaaacaagaatggcCTTTGGTCGTTTTAACAAATTATTCATTGATCAtcgaaacaaaatattattctgtAAAACAATAGTATGTtattacaaagaacaaaaactaatGATTGATGATGTCATCTATTACGAAGATGCATAATTTTGAATACAAACGctca
Coding sequences within:
- the LOC104738729 gene encoding polygalacturonase At1g48100-like isoform X2 → MLTSTYNRNQILCFIALFLTLISLTESRYHHHKDKHKRNNHNHHSSKPQPPPPSSISQPPTPPPGPPDTPAPSLPPSPSDEPEEDNNGIYNVRKFGAVGDGETDDTEAFKTAWDSACNNENNTDSVLLVPYGYTFMIQSTIFTGPCRSYQFFQVDGTIVTPDGPESWPSNVSKRQWLVFYRVDGMALKGAGVIDGRGQKWWDLPCKPHRTVNKSAIVTGPCDSPIALRFFMSSNLRVEGLQIKNSPQFHFRFDGCQGVHVDSLHITAPPLSPNTDGIHIENSNSVTIYNSIISNGDDCVSIGSGSYDVDIRNLTCGPGGHGISIGSLGNHNSHACVSNITVRDSIIKYSDNGVRIKTWQGGSGSVSGVTFNNIHVDSVRNPIIIDQYYCMTKDCANKTSAVFVSDIAYQGIRGTYDIRSPPMHFGCSDAVPCTNLTLSDIELLPAKGDIVFDPFCWNAYGIAEELSIPPVWCLMSDPPTALQGALVDKCGSS
- the LOC104738729 gene encoding polygalacturonase At1g48100-like isoform X1; this translates as MLTSTYNRNQILCFIALFLTLISLTESRYHHHKDKHKRNNHNHHSSKPQPPPPSSISQPPTPPPGPPDTPAPSLPPSPSDEPEEDNNGIYNVRKFGAVGDGETDDTEAFKTAWDSACNNENNTDSVLLVPYGYTFMIQSTIFTGPCRSYQFFQVDGTIVTPDGPESWPSNVSKRQWLVFYRVDGMALKGAGVIDGRGQKWWDLPCKPHRTVNKSAIVTGPCDSPIALRFFMSSNLRVEGLQIKNSPQFHFRFDGCQGVHVDSLHITAPPLSPNTDGIHIENSNSVTIYNSIISNGDDCVSIGSGSYDVDIRNLTCGPGGHGISIGSLGNHNSHACVSNITVRDSIIKYSDNGVRIKTWQGGSGSVSGVTFNNIHVDSVRNPIIIDQYYCMTKDCANKTSAVFVSDIAYQGIRGTYDIRSPPMHFGCSDAVPCTNLTLSDIELLPAKGDIVFDPFCWNAYGIAEELSIPPVWCLMSDPPTALQGALVDKCGSS